Proteins encoded by one window of Aptenodytes patagonicus chromosome 9, bAptPat1.pri.cur, whole genome shotgun sequence:
- the LOC143164698 gene encoding Krueppel-like factor 8, which yields MPLSPPGACDPAQGPGRARPGGPLGIPSPSQGLGAHRGAASLSAGFGAAGKSPSPPPRLGFPVSSWAVGLSQGQGKATPAMSSSALLAEGPLDPPVLLADIKTEPPEELLASDCGQPQAEPVDLSLNKSKVAAASAPPPPPPASIQSSPLLVAPPLPAPATVSISPSGLSSTSAIPAVLSPGSILASTQGSGGQQILHVIHTIPSVNLPSKMGNLQTIPVVVQSLPVVYTTMPTDGVTAITVPLIGGDGKNAGSAFLSRPPPVKIDPGSMYPMDMNSDSEDSASESGPAPFQDLQREPAARGQRADSPDLKKRRIHQCDFEGCNKVYTKSSHLKAHRRIHTGDLLRRWTSAPPVP from the exons ATGCCGCTCAGCCCGCCCGGCGCCTGCGACCCGGCCCAGGGACCAGGCCGTGCACGGCCGGGGGGGCCTCTTGGCATCCCCTCACCCAGCCAGGGCCTTGGGGCCCACCGCGGGGCGGCGTCCCTGTCCGCTGGTTTTGGGGCGGCCGGCAAGAGCccttcgccccccccccgcctcggttTCCCCGTCTCCTCATGGGCTGTGGGTCTGTCGCAGGGCCAGGGGAAGGCGACGCCTGCCATGAGCTCGTCGGCGCTGCTGGCCGAGGGCCCCCTCGACCCCCCGGTGCTGCTGGCCGACATCAAGACGGAGCCCCCCGAGGAGCTGCTGGCCAGCGACTGCGGCCAGCCCCAGGCCGAGCCCGTTGATCTCTCCCTCAACAAGTCCAAGGTGGCGGCggcctcggcccccccgccgccgccccccgcctcgaTCCAGTCCTCCCCCTTGCTGGTGGCTCCCCCCCTGCCCGCTCCCGCCACCGTCTCCATCTCGCCCTCCGGCCTCAGCTCCACCTCGGCCATCCCGGCCGTCCTCTCGCCCGGCTCCATCCTGGCCTCCACGCAGGGCAGCGGCGGGCAGCAGATCCTCCACGTCATCCACACCATCCCCTCCGTCAACCTGCCCAGCAAGATGGGCAACCTCCAGACCATCCCCGTGGTGGTCCAGTCCCTCCCCGTCGtctacaccaccatgcccaccgaTGGCGTCACCGCCATCACCGTACCCCTCATCGGGGGCGACGGCAAGAACGCTGGGTCCG CTTTTCTTTCCCGCCCCCCACCAGTGAAAATTGACCCGGGCTCCATGTACCCCATGGACATGAACAGCGACAGCGAGGACAGCGCCTCCGAGAGCGGCCCAGCCCCTTTCCAGGACCTCCAGAGAGA GCCGGCGGCACGGGGACAGCGAGCCGATTCCCCCGACCTGAAGAAGCGGCGCATCCACCAGTGCGACTttgaaggctgcaataaggtctacACCAAAAGCTCCCACCTCAAAGCTCACCGGCGGATACACACGG GAGACCTTTTGCGGCGCTGGACCTCAGCACCCCCGGTCCCTTAG